Genomic DNA from Halomonas sp. BDJS001:
GCAGGCCAAGCGGTTAAATCCCGACCCTTAACGCCATCGGCAATTAAGTTGCCGTAGAGAAAATCATCGCTACCGCCACTCACCAACCAGGCGTGGGCCAGAAAATTCATAACCGGCTATGATGACGCTTTATCAGCGTGTGAGGCAACGTGGGCACGGTGCACGTCGAGTAAATAGGCCTCTTTAGGCGGCGGCATTTGTAGATAGAACCCTTTCTCTTTAATCCCAGCCACCACGTCTGCGGCGTTGACCCGTGACAGTTTTTTGTCAGTGGTCAGCAGCATGGTAAACACCGGCACCGGCTTGCCGAAGGTTTCCAGCAGTTGCTCGGGGACGTCGGCCAACCCTTGCCGCTTGTCGACGTATAAATACATCTCATCTTTACGCGAGCTTTTAAACACTTCGCAAATCAGTTTGTCGCTCATGATGGTCGCTCCTCAAGGGCCTGGGCCAAAGCGTCATTCAAACACTCGCCCCGCCAACCGGTGGGCCAGCTTAGCGGCTCCCCCGCCAAGTCCTGCATCACCAGTGTTTCAATATCCCGGCGGCGCAGTAGCATTTCCGGAGCCACCCCCAAGTCATTGGCTTTAGCGGTTACCGCCTTTTTAAGTGCTTTAAAGCGTGACTTGAACGTCGGGTGCATGGGGTCTGGCCAACGCTTGGGCAGCGCCTCTTCATCACAGTGCTGAGCCTGTTTCACCATCGCCAGCAGTGCGTCGCCCTCTTTTTTGATCAGCATTGGCTTTATGCCTTCCACCTCCGCGAGCTCGAAGCGGTTGCTGGGCATCTTTTCGGCGATGGCAAACAACAGCTTATCGCTAATCAACCAATTGCGCGGCAAGTCCCGGCGGCGTGTTTCGCCTTCACGCCAGGTGGTCATCAGTCGATACGCTTCCATTTGGCGGGGCGTTAAGCGCCATAGCTGGCGTTGACGGGTATACCACTGCTGGTCGTTATCCACACTGCGGCCCGCCAGCTCGATTAAGCTGGCACACTCAGCGTCCACCCACTCACGCCGCCCCAGCATGGCGAGCTTTTCCGCCTGTAGCATCCAGACTTTTAACAGATAGATCACATCCAGTGCAGCGTAGTGGCACTGGGCAGGTGACAGCGGGCGCAGTAACCAGTTTGAGCGGGTCTCCTCTTTAGGCAAGGTTTCACCGACCCAAAATTCGACCAGCTTTTGATACCCCATTCCAGCGTTTTCGCCCAAAAAGCCCTGCACCACCTGAGTGTCAATTAACGGCTCCGGCAGTACGCCCGCCCAGAGCTGGAAGACTTCCAGATCTTCACTGCAGGCGTGCAGTAGCTTGATGGCACTATTTTGCAGCAGCGCTCGGAATTTATCGGTGCAAAGGACGGCCACCGGATCAATCAGATAAGCCTCTTCGCCCGCGGTGAATTGGATCAGCGCCGGGACTGGAAAAAAGGTGTTCTCTCGGAAAAACTCGGTATCCAGAGCGATCACAGCGGCATCGGCTACTTGCTCGCAGGCCGCATCAAGCGCATCTGGGGTATCAAGCCATTGATAAGAGGGGGTAAGAGAGGACAAAAGCATTCTTCCAAGTTGGCGCAAACGCTACCGCGCTTGCGTTTTAAATAGGCTTATTCACTGGCAAACGGCAAACGACCATTAAACGCACGGCTCAAGGTACCGCCATCAACGTACTCCAGTTCACCGCCCATGGGGACGCCATAAGCAAGCCGCGAGAGTTTGACGTTATGCGCTGAAAGCAGCGAGGCAATGTAGTGGGCCGTGGCTTCCCCTTCGATAGTCGGGTTAGTGGCCAATACCACCTCTTCAATGAGCCCTTCTGCCACGCGCGCTTCCAGCAAGTCTAAACCAATTGACTCTGGCCCAACCCCATCCAACGGCGAAAGGTGCCCGTGAAGCACGAAGTAACGCCCTTTAAAGCCACCGGCCTCTTCAATCGCCAGTTGATCGGCAGGCGACTCCACCACACATAGCAGCGAATCATCGCGGCGCGGACTCTCACACAGCGCGCAAATATCGGCCTCGGTGAGTGTGCGGCAGCGCTGGCAGTAGCCGACTTCTTCAATGGCTTGCTGGATAACCTCAGCAAGGCGTTGGCCACCGGGCCGCTCGCGCTCAAGCAGATGCATCGCCATGCGTTGGGCCGTTTTGGGCCCAACGCCGGGAAGCACGCGAAACGCCTCCATTAACTGCTCAACGAGTGGAGAAAAACGCATTGATTAGAACGGCATCTTAAAGCCGGGCGGAAGGTTTAAACCCGCCGTTGCTTCTTCCATTTTCTGTTTAGAGCTGACTTCAAGCTTGCGCACTGCGTCATTGACCGCCGCGGCAAGCAAATCCTCCAACAGCTCTTTGTCCTCTTCCATGACGCTGGGATCAATGGAGACATTGGATACGTCGTGGCGACCATTCATGGTGACCTTGACCATACCGGCGCCCGCTTCGCCCTGCACTTCAGTTTTGGCGACCTCTTCCTGGGCTTGCTGCATTTTTTCCTGCATCTCTTGGGCTTGTTTCATCAAGTTGCCCATTCCACCTTTAAGCATGGTCTGATCTCCAACGTGGTTATAAGGTAATCTCTAGCTATTTTGAGACTGTATGAAAGCGTGTATGACAGGCTGTCTGTAAAGCGCTTAGCGCACCGTATCGGCAGGCTTAACGCTGGATTCTATCAACTTGGCCCCAAACGCCTGCTGCAGCTTCTGTACATGGGGGTCGTGATTGAGTAGATCAACCGCCTGAGCATGGCGCTCTTTATTAAGACGCTCTTCGCGCTGGCGGGGCGTTTCCAGGCTATTAGACAACTCGGCCACGTAAAACGCTATTCGCCGTGGCATGCCCTGCTCTTTTAACGCCCGCTCAATGCGGGTTTGATGCACTTCCGCCTGCATGGCCTCTTGACTGGGATCCAGACGCAGCGTCAGCAGCGTGCCGTCGTCACTCTCGACCAAACAGTTACCCGCCAGGTTACGGGTTAAACCGCCCAAGCCCAGGGAGTCGAAGCACTCCAACCACTTAGCATTATCCAGCTTGCCTGGCAGGGTTGCTGGGACAGTTTCTGGGACAGTTTCTGGAACGGTTTCTGGAACGGCTGCTGGCGTAGAATCTGCCTGGGTTTCTGGGATGGCGTCTGATAGCGCCTCAGGTTGGGCTGTTGGTATCTCAGCTATAGCGGGCTCTAAAGCCTCGGGCCCAGAGACTGTTTCAGGCGTTAAGGCTGGCGCTGGCTCAGCAGCATGTTCCGGTTCAGCCAGCGCCGCTGGCTCAGGGGCTTGCTGCTGGGGAGCCTCCACTTCTGCCACCGCTGCATCAGCTTCGACTGTCCAAGGGGGTGGTTCTTGCAACGGCGGTGCCTCAGCAGCGGCAGGCATGACCGTTTCAGGCTGAGGTTGAGGCTCGGCTGGTGGCTTTGAGTGAACTTCTGGCCGGGCTTCAGCTTCTGGTGAGGGCTGCGGCGGCGCTGATGAGGCGGCTTCCCCCTCTGACACTTGAGCACTCGCATCAGCCACAGTTGTTGACTCAGATGTCTCTGATAATGTCTCGCGGCGCAGGGGTAGCGGGGTACGCGGCGGTTTCGGCACGCCCTGGGGGCGAAAAGCCAGCATGCGCAGTAGCGTCATCTCTAACGCGCTGCGCAGATCCGGGGCATGCACCATGTCCCCGCGGCCCTGAATACCAATTTGGTAATAAAGCTGAATATCTTCAGCGGTGAAACGGCTCGCTAGCTGCAGAATAACGTCGCGATCACCGTGGCTGTTATCCACGGCGTCCGGCACCATCTGCGCCACGGCCAAACGGTGGAGCATGCTGGATAGCTCATCCAGCACTGCGGCAAAATCGGGGCCCTGTTCGGCTAACTGGGCGACCTCGTCCAGCAGCCGCTGCACATCGACATCGGCCAGGGCTTCTGCCAACCCAAGTATATGACGATGATCCAGGGTGCCCAGCATGGCGGCTACATCCGCATGGCGCACGGCCCCCTGGCCAAAGGCAATCGCCTGATCGGTTAGGCTCATGGCATCGCGCATCGAACCTTCCGCGGCTTTCCCCAATAGCCATAACGCACTTTCGTCAAACGCAACGCCCTCTTCGCCCAGCACATAGGTCAGGTGCTCAACCACGCGCTCTGGCGGCATATGTTTGAGGGTAAACTGGAGGCAGCGCGAGAGTACGGTCGGCGGCAGCTTTTGCGGATCGGTGGTCGCCAGCAGAAATTTAACGTGGGGAGGTGGCTCCTCCAGCGTTTTCAGCAGCGCATTGAAGCTGCTGGTGGAGAGCATGTGCACCTCATCGATCAGATACACCTTATAACGCCCTTGGGTAGGCGCGTACTGGACATTGTCCAGCAGTTCCCGGGTATCTTCTACTTTGGTTCTTGACGCCGCATCAACCTCAATCAGATCAACAAAGCGACCTTCATCAATTGCCTGGCAACTGTCGCACTGGCCGCAGGGTGTAGAGGTAATACCTTCATCGCCACGGCCATTGGCCGTGCAGTTTAAACACTTGGCAAGGATACGCGCCAAGGTGGTTTTACCCACCCCGCGGGTACCCGTAAATAGGTAAGAATGGTGCAGACGACCCTGATCAAGGGCGTTGACCAGGGCGCGTTGAACATGGGCCTGACCCACGAGTTCGTGGAATGTGCGAGGCCGCCACTTTCGGGCCAGAACCTGATAGCTCATGAAGCTGTACTTCCTTCGGCGGGCTGACTTGCCCCGCGCTGTCGCCAGCGCGGGGCAAAGGCCACGATGCATAACAAAGATGATGCGAGAACAAACGCCATTCTAGCGGTTGCACCGCAGCCCGCCAACCGCCTGGATAAAGCGGGGTGGTCGATAGCGCCTAGGCGTTATCCCCACCTTCCGCCGCACCCGCACGCTCAGCAGCGGCTTTTACCAGCTTTTCCAGTTCGCCGTTTTGGTGCATCTCAACCACGATATCGCAGCCACCCACCAGTTCACCTTCTACCCATAGCTGCGGAAAGGTTGGCCAGTTGGCAATCTTGGGCAACTCGGCGCGAATATCCGGGTTATCCAGAACGTTAACGAAGGCAAAACGCTCACCGCAGCTCATCAGCGCTTGAACGGTCTGGGCAGAAAAACCGCACTGGGGCAGTTGGGGCGAACCCTTCATGTAAATCAGGATCGGATTTTCGCTAATTTGACGCTGAATGTTTTCGGCAGTCGTGCTCATACTATCTCCTCGCTTATCAATGACCGATACCCTCTCACTAATCTACCTGGCTTGGCCCTTGAATCTGGCACTTGAACCTGATTCTAGAACCTAGCCCTTGTCATAGGTACTTGAGCCAGTACTTAAGAACTAGCATTTAAGAAACAGTACGCAAGAACAGTACCTGAGTAGAGCGCTCGGCTTTAACGTGTAAAGGCCATTCTACGCATGCCGTTCGCGTTGCGCATCCCCTGCGGCATCGCTAGGATAGTGTTTTTGCGCGGAGAGAAGCCCTTATGGCGACACGCCATTTCCTGACCCTGCTAGATTTGACCCCGGATGAGCTGGATTATTTGATCCAACGCGCCATTACGATCAAAACCAATTTAAAAGTCCAGGGCCCTGTTTATACGCCGTTACCCAACCGCACCCTGGCGATGATCTTTGAAAAATCGTCTACGCGTACGCGGGTTTCATTCGAAACGGGAATGGCACAGTTTGGCGGTCACGCACTCTTTCTCTCCCCCCGTGATACGCAGTTAGGCCGGGGCGAACCGATCGAAGACACCGCCCGCGTGTTGTCCGAAATGGTCGATGCGGTAATAATTCGCACCTTCTCCCACGCCGGGCTGGAAGCCTACGCCAGCGCCAGCAGCGTACCGGTAATCAACGCTCTGAGCGATGATTACCACCCCTGCCAGCTGCTGGCCGACGTAATGACCTGGACCGAGCTTCGCGGTAGCGTCAAAGGACGTACAGCGGTGTGGATCGGTGATGGTAACAATATGTGCCACTCCTGGATCAATGCCGCCCGTCAGTTCGATTTTCACCTGCGCATCTGCTGCCCGAAAGGCTACGAGCCCCG
This window encodes:
- a CDS encoding YcgL domain-containing protein — its product is MSDKLICEVFKSSRKDEMYLYVDKRQGLADVPEQLLETFGKPVPVFTMLLTTDKKLSRVNAADVVAGIKEKGFYLQMPPPKEAYLLDVHRAHVASHADKASS
- the rnd gene encoding ribonuclease D, which codes for MLLSSLTPSYQWLDTPDALDAACEQVADAAVIALDTEFFRENTFFPVPALIQFTAGEEAYLIDPVAVLCTDKFRALLQNSAIKLLHACSEDLEVFQLWAGVLPEPLIDTQVVQGFLGENAGMGYQKLVEFWVGETLPKEETRSNWLLRPLSPAQCHYAALDVIYLLKVWMLQAEKLAMLGRREWVDAECASLIELAGRSVDNDQQWYTRQRQLWRLTPRQMEAYRLMTTWREGETRRRDLPRNWLISDKLLFAIAEKMPSNRFELAEVEGIKPMLIKKEGDALLAMVKQAQHCDEEALPKRWPDPMHPTFKSRFKALKKAVTAKANDLGVAPEMLLRRRDIETLVMQDLAGEPLSWPTGWRGECLNDALAQALEERPS
- the recR gene encoding recombination mediator RecR — its product is MRFSPLVEQLMEAFRVLPGVGPKTAQRMAMHLLERERPGGQRLAEVIQQAIEEVGYCQRCRTLTEADICALCESPRRDDSLLCVVESPADQLAIEEAGGFKGRYFVLHGHLSPLDGVGPESIGLDLLEARVAEGLIEEVVLATNPTIEGEATAHYIASLLSAHNVKLSRLAYGVPMGGELEYVDGGTLSRAFNGRLPFASE
- a CDS encoding YbaB/EbfC family nucleoid-associated protein, with the protein product MLKGGMGNLMKQAQEMQEKMQQAQEEVAKTEVQGEAGAGMVKVTMNGRHDVSNVSIDPSVMEEDKELLEDLLAAAVNDAVRKLEVSSKQKMEEATAGLNLPPGFKMPF
- the dnaX gene encoding DNA polymerase III subunit gamma/tau; amino-acid sequence: MSYQVLARKWRPRTFHELVGQAHVQRALVNALDQGRLHHSYLFTGTRGVGKTTLARILAKCLNCTANGRGDEGITSTPCGQCDSCQAIDEGRFVDLIEVDAASRTKVEDTRELLDNVQYAPTQGRYKVYLIDEVHMLSTSSFNALLKTLEEPPPHVKFLLATTDPQKLPPTVLSRCLQFTLKHMPPERVVEHLTYVLGEEGVAFDESALWLLGKAAEGSMRDAMSLTDQAIAFGQGAVRHADVAAMLGTLDHRHILGLAEALADVDVQRLLDEVAQLAEQGPDFAAVLDELSSMLHRLAVAQMVPDAVDNSHGDRDVILQLASRFTAEDIQLYYQIGIQGRGDMVHAPDLRSALEMTLLRMLAFRPQGVPKPPRTPLPLRRETLSETSESTTVADASAQVSEGEAASSAPPQPSPEAEARPEVHSKPPAEPQPQPETVMPAAAEAPPLQEPPPWTVEADAAVAEVEAPQQQAPEPAALAEPEHAAEPAPALTPETVSGPEALEPAIAEIPTAQPEALSDAIPETQADSTPAAVPETVPETVPETVPATLPGKLDNAKWLECFDSLGLGGLTRNLAGNCLVESDDGTLLTLRLDPSQEAMQAEVHQTRIERALKEQGMPRRIAFYVAELSNSLETPRQREERLNKERHAQAVDLLNHDPHVQKLQQAFGAKLIESSVKPADTVR
- the grxD gene encoding Grx4 family monothiol glutaredoxin, which translates into the protein MSTTAENIQRQISENPILIYMKGSPQLPQCGFSAQTVQALMSCGERFAFVNVLDNPDIRAELPKIANWPTFPQLWVEGELVGGCDIVVEMHQNGELEKLVKAAAERAGAAEGGDNA
- the argF gene encoding ornithine carbamoyltransferase codes for the protein MATRHFLTLLDLTPDELDYLIQRAITIKTNLKVQGPVYTPLPNRTLAMIFEKSSTRTRVSFETGMAQFGGHALFLSPRDTQLGRGEPIEDTARVLSEMVDAVIIRTFSHAGLEAYASASSVPVINALSDDYHPCQLLADVMTWTELRGSVKGRTAVWIGDGNNMCHSWINAARQFDFHLRICCPKGYEPRADIMAAAGDKVTLLHDPQEAVKQVDLITTDVWASMGQEEEQAKREADFAGFQVTEAMLDQANQDVLFLHCLPAHRGEEISHTLLDDPRAVVWQEAGNRLHAQKALIEFLLLGKIAE